One genomic segment of Ipomoea triloba cultivar NCNSP0323 chromosome 9, ASM357664v1 includes these proteins:
- the LOC116030300 gene encoding tropinone reductase homolog, translating to MASWCFNGMTALVTGGARGIGLAIVEELASFGAHVYTCALEQEELDACLQKWISKGYKVSGSACNLMIREEREKLMKVVSDHFDGKLNILVNNAGVGTSSKEMQHITEKDWSLLMGTNVEASFHISQMAYPLLKASGNGSLVFISSTAGIVALPGSSLYGLTKGAINQLTKNLSCEWAKDNIRVNAVAPWVIETPLVHLVCQDSTTKEAINGLINRSALHRPGKPTEVSGPVAFLCSPAASYITGHILCVDGGATVNGFP from the exons ATGGCATCATGGTGTTTTAATGGCATGACTGCCCTTGTTACTGGTGGTGCTCGAGGTATAGG ACTTGCCATAGTAGAGGAACTAGCAAGTTTTGGGGCACATGTATATACGTGTGCACTAGAACAAGAAGAATTGGACGCGTGTTTGCAGAAATGGATTAGCAAGGGATATAAAGTATCGGGATCAGCGTGTAACCTAATGATACGAGAGGAGCGTGAAAAGCTTATGAAGGTTGTTAGTGATCACTTCGATGGAAAGCTTAACATCCTA GTAAATAATGCAGGTGTGGGAACATCGTCTAAAGAAATGCAGCATATTACAGAGAAAGATTGGTCACTTCTAATGGGCACCAATGTTGAGGCTTCTTTCCACATATCTCAAATGGCATACCCTTTGCTAAAAGCCTCTGGTAATGGAAGCTTAGTGTTTATCTCTTCCACTGCAGGGATTGTTGCATTACCTGGTTCTTCTCTCTATGGACTCACTAAAG GGGCTATAAATCAATTAACCAAAAACTTATCATGCGAGTGGGCAAAAGATAATATCCGCGTCAATGCAGTGGCTCCATGGGTTATCGAAACCCCTCTTGTTCATTTAGTCTGT CAAGATTCAACAACCAAAGAAGCAATCAACGGTCTAATCAATCGTTCTGCATTACATCGTCCCGGCAAGCCTACTGAAGTTTCTGGGCCGGTGGCATTTCTTTGCTCTCCGGCAGCTTCATATATTACTGGTCATATACTCTGTGTAGACGGTGGTGCTACCGTCAATGGTTTTCCTTAA
- the LOC116028733 gene encoding tropinone reductase homolog — translation MASWCFNGKTVLVTGGARGIGLAIVEEFAKLGADVYTCALEPEELDQCLQDWNSKGYKVSGLPCNLTVREERENLMKTVGDHFNGKLDILVNNAGLAIYTEAKDCSAKDWSLVMSTNLDASFHISQLAYPLLKASGNGSVVFVSSASGVISTPGSTLYGTSKAAINQLTKNLACEWAKDNIRVNAVAPWVITTPLTILVQQDPVARESLNNMINRAPLRRPGETTEVSGPVAFLCSPMAAYITGHILCIDGGASINGCP, via the exons ATGGCATCATGGTGTTTCAATGGCAAGACTGTCCTCGTCACCGGTGGTGCCCGAGGAATAGG GCTTGCAATAGTAGAAGAATTTGCGAAATTGGGAGCTGATGTATATACTTGTGCTCTGGAGCCAGAAGAACTGGACCAATGTTTGCAAGACTGGAATAGTAAGGGATACAAAGTGTCAGGACTGCCTTGTAACCTAACAGTTCGAGAGGAGCGCGAAAATCTTATGAAGACTGTTGGTGACCACTTCAACGGAAAACTTGATATCTTG GTAAACAATGCAGGTCTGGCAATATATACGGAAGCTAAAGATTGTAGTGCAAAAGATTGGTCTCTTGTTATGAGCACCAATCTTGATGCTTCTTTCCACATATCTCAATTGGCATACCCTTTGCTAAAAGCCTCTGGAAATGGAAGCGTAGTGTTTGTGTCCTCTGCTTCCGGGGTTATTTCCACACCTGGTTCTACTCTCTATGGAACATCCAAAG cGGCAATAAACCAACTGACAAAGAACTTAGCATGCGAGTGGGCAAAAGATAATATTCGCGTCAATGCTGTGGCACCATGGGTCATCACAACTCCTCTTACTATTTTAGTCCAA CAAGATCCTGTAGCAAGAGAATCACTCAACAACATGATCAATAGGGCACCATTGCGTCGCCCCGGTGAAACTACAGAGGTTTCTGGGCCAGTGGCATTCCTCTGCTCTCCGATGGCTGCATATATTACCGGCCATATTCTATGCATAGATGGAGGAGCCAGTATCAATGGTTGTCCTTAA